A region of Chloroflexota bacterium DNA encodes the following proteins:
- a CDS encoding redoxin domain-containing protein, with amino-acid sequence MAIDVGQPAPDFTLDSTKGDPVTLSGLKGKKVVLAFYPAAFTGGUTNELTALSLESAKYDEQDAQILAISCNSRFSLSKFAESLNDPDFPLLADFWPHGAVGEAYGVFNAERGLNARSIFIVDRDGVVQYAKQYEPGTLPENEELLAELAKLS; translated from the coding sequence ATGGCAATCGACGTCGGACAGCCAGCGCCGGACTTCACGCTGGACTCCACCAAGGGCGACCCGGTCACGCTCAGCGGGCTCAAGGGCAAGAAGGTGGTGCTGGCCTTCTATCCCGCCGCCTTCACCGGCGGCTGAACCAACGAGCTTACCGCTCTCAGTTTGGAGAGCGCGAAGTACGACGAGCAGGACGCGCAGATCCTCGCCATTTCCTGCAACAGCCGGTTTTCACTCAGCAAGTTCGCGGAGAGCCTGAACGACCCCGACTTCCCCCTCCTCGCCGACTTCTGGCCGCACGGCGCCGTGGGCGAAGCGTACGGCGTGTTCAACGCCGAGCGAGGCCTCAATGCCCGCAGCATCTTCATCGTCGACCGTGACGGCGTCGTCCAGTACGCCAAGCAGTACGAGCCCGGCACCCTGCCGGAGAACGAGGAGCTGCTGGCGGAGCTGGCCAAGCTAAGCTAG
- the aroH gene encoding chorismate mutase, which translates to MAMMCRGFRGATTAAENTEAAMAEATEDLLRAMVEANGLEAEYIAAAWFTTTHDLNAMFPATVARRSLGWTGVALMNGHEIGVPGGLSMCIRVMLLVNTEKTQEEIQHVYLRGAVNLRQRDGRNS; encoded by the coding sequence ATGGCCATGATGTGCAGGGGCTTCCGGGGCGCGACCACGGCGGCCGAAAACACCGAAGCGGCCATGGCGGAGGCCACGGAGGATCTGCTGCGTGCGATGGTGGAGGCAAACGGCCTGGAAGCGGAGTACATCGCCGCCGCATGGTTCACCACCACGCACGATCTGAACGCCATGTTTCCCGCGACGGTGGCCCGCCGTTCACTCGGCTGGACTGGTGTGGCCCTGATGAACGGCCACGAAATTGGTGTGCCCGGCGGCTTGTCCATGTGCATCCGCGTGATGCTGTTGGTCAACACGGAGAAGACCCAGGAAGAGATTCAGCACGTCTACCTTCGCGGCGCCGTCAACCTCCGGCAACGAGACGGCCGCAACTCCTAG
- a CDS encoding acyl carrier protein, whose product MATVEERVKSLVADRLGVSEDQVTPEASFTEDLNADSLDLVELIMAFEEEFSDDDNALEISDEDAEQIRTVQNAVEFLKSKGAQDS is encoded by the coding sequence ATGGCGACCGTGGAAGAGCGCGTTAAGAGTCTGGTGGCTGACCGCTTGGGTGTGAGCGAGGACCAGGTGACCCCTGAGGCCTCCTTCACCGAGGACCTTAACGCCGACTCGTTGGACCTGGTTGAGCTCATCATGGCCTTTGAGGAAGAGTTCTCTGACGACGACAACGCGCTTGAGATCTCGGATGAGGATGCCGAGCAAATCCGCACCGTACAGAACGCCGTCGAATTCCTGAAGTCCAAGGGCGCCCAGGACTCGTAG
- a CDS encoding type II CAAX endopeptidase family protein translates to MSRVEAAPWGAFDVVKGLVLVLVGGAALVGIGLWLNSVDAFGELATVLLTSAALQGLMLAAALWFSISKYGATFEVLGFCKSEGLAGWLVPFIGLVVSLLLTAAYVLFVEYIGVESLKPPDLPAAVRDAEGLARAAAAFVIIVIGPVAEETFFRGFVFQGIRSRLGVIGAAVLSSALFALAHGDVGLLAPAFMSGLVLTWVFVKTRCLGPAILAHSLQNFLAFIAIT, encoded by the coding sequence TTGAGCAGAGTTGAGGCAGCGCCTTGGGGGGCCTTTGACGTTGTCAAGGGGCTGGTCCTGGTCCTTGTCGGCGGCGCCGCGCTGGTGGGCATCGGGTTGTGGCTGAACTCCGTCGACGCCTTTGGGGAGCTCGCCACCGTCCTGTTGACGTCGGCGGCGCTGCAGGGGCTGATGCTGGCGGCCGCGCTGTGGTTCAGCATCAGTAAGTATGGGGCGACCTTCGAGGTTTTGGGCTTCTGCAAGTCGGAGGGCCTTGCCGGGTGGCTAGTCCCGTTCATCGGGTTGGTGGTCAGCCTTCTGCTGACGGCGGCGTATGTCCTGTTTGTCGAGTACATCGGTGTGGAGTCCCTGAAGCCGCCGGACCTGCCGGCTGCCGTCAGGGACGCCGAGGGCCTGGCGAGGGCTGCGGCGGCCTTCGTGATCATCGTTATCGGGCCCGTGGCGGAGGAAACCTTCTTCCGCGGTTTCGTCTTCCAGGGGATCCGAAGCCGGCTCGGCGTCATAGGCGCGGCGGTCCTGTCGTCGGCGCTCTTCGCGCTGGCCCACGGCGATGTTGGCCTGCTGGCGCCGGCCTTCATGTCGGGGCTGGTGCTCACATGGGTTTTCGTCAAGACGCGGTGCCTGGGCCCGGCGATCCTGGCGCACAGCCTGCAGAACTTCCTGGCCTTCATCGCGATCACGTAG
- a CDS encoding class I SAM-dependent methyltransferase: MRDLLSDLRQTGVNPQNGIGPMGKRTGAVYTPSALAYFLSNWAVRPEARVLEPSAGDGQFVQAVTATGQARELYAIELDPSASEVARTRGDGSTITYTGDFFAWYRSNHYDGTFDAVVGNPPFIRYQNFLEEHREPAFALMREEGLNPTRLTNAWLPFVVVATKALREGGRFAMVLPAELLQVNYARELREFLAKKYEQLHIITFRKLLFEGVEQETLLLLGERRDSSDGAEISFTEIEDCGALTDQVLRKSSSVHADIVHARDKWTQFFLSPKEFSLIQEIEATSPNRLGDYAEVDVGIVTGRNQFFVVTRRTAADFGLTEQCLPLVGKSAHVKGLLLREDDWKLLMQAETPCLLVQLGPDDRAELSDAGLAYVQMGEAAGYHTGYKCRVRAPNWWNVPSVWTPDAFMTRQIYDGPRIVVNHTAAVCTDTIHRLRTRPGVDPRQLAAVSINSLTWAFSEIKGRSYGGGVLELEPREAEDLPLPLTPGSRFLDLEELDAAARNGEGAIARDVVDNVVLREFGLSSNEIKMLKAIWVRLSTRRMERR; the protein is encoded by the coding sequence ATGCGAGACTTACTTTCAGATCTGCGGCAAACTGGCGTAAATCCTCAAAACGGCATTGGGCCGATGGGAAAACGCACAGGAGCCGTATACACCCCGTCAGCGCTTGCGTACTTCCTCTCAAACTGGGCGGTTCGGCCTGAGGCAAGGGTGCTCGAACCCAGCGCGGGAGACGGCCAATTTGTCCAAGCCGTGACAGCCACCGGCCAAGCAAGGGAACTGTATGCCATCGAGTTGGACCCATCTGCATCGGAGGTTGCGCGCACCCGTGGAGACGGTTCAACAATCACCTATACCGGGGATTTCTTTGCATGGTACCGCAGCAACCACTACGACGGCACCTTTGACGCCGTCGTAGGCAACCCCCCATTCATCCGGTACCAGAACTTCCTTGAAGAGCACCGTGAACCGGCTTTTGCCCTGATGCGTGAAGAAGGCCTCAATCCTACCCGCCTAACCAATGCCTGGCTCCCTTTCGTAGTAGTCGCCACCAAAGCGCTTCGGGAGGGCGGTCGCTTTGCCATGGTCCTCCCGGCTGAGTTGCTCCAAGTCAACTATGCCAGAGAGCTACGGGAGTTCCTTGCCAAGAAGTACGAGCAGTTGCACATCATCACCTTCCGCAAACTCTTGTTTGAAGGCGTTGAACAAGAGACTCTGCTGCTTTTGGGGGAGAGGCGGGACTCGTCCGATGGAGCGGAAATATCGTTTACCGAGATCGAGGACTGTGGGGCTCTAACGGATCAGGTACTCCGTAAGTCCTCCAGTGTCCACGCAGACATCGTCCACGCAAGGGACAAATGGACTCAATTCTTTCTCTCGCCTAAAGAATTCTCACTCATTCAAGAAATTGAGGCAACCAGTCCTAACCGCTTGGGTGACTATGCGGAGGTAGACGTCGGCATTGTAACCGGCCGCAACCAGTTCTTCGTGGTGACAAGAAGAACTGCAGCCGATTTCGGCCTGACAGAACAATGTCTCCCTCTTGTTGGCAAGTCAGCGCATGTAAAGGGCCTTTTATTGCGGGAAGATGACTGGAAATTGCTTATGCAGGCCGAGACGCCTTGCCTGCTCGTTCAGCTTGGCCCGGATGACCGTGCTGAACTGTCAGACGCTGGCTTGGCCTACGTGCAAATGGGTGAGGCCGCAGGGTATCACACTGGCTACAAGTGTCGTGTCAGGGCGCCGAATTGGTGGAATGTGCCCTCAGTTTGGACGCCTGACGCCTTCATGACAAGGCAGATATACGATGGCCCTCGCATTGTAGTGAACCACACGGCCGCAGTCTGCACTGACACTATCCATCGCCTGCGGACACGTCCGGGAGTGGACCCGAGGCAGCTAGCAGCCGTATCCATAAACAGCTTGACGTGGGCCTTTTCAGAAATAAAAGGAAGGAGCTATGGGGGAGGTGTCTTGGAACTCGAACCACGTGAAGCGGAAGACCTCCCGCTGCCCCTTACGCCCGGAAGCCGATTCCTTGATTTGGAAGAACTTGATGCAGCAGCGAGAAACGGGGAAGGCGCAATAGCCAGGGACGTAGTTGACAATGTTGTGCTGCGTGAGTTTGGGCTGTCCTCAAATGAAATTAAGATGCTGAAAGCAATTTGGGTGCGGCTTAGCACACGGCGGATGGAACGGCGGTAA
- the fabD gene encoding ACP S-malonyltransferase yields the protein MSDVSNPKVAYVFPGQGTQHVGMGQDLYEQSPVARKLLDEVDEALNRPLTKLMFEGPQEELNLTVNAQPAILATSLAFLKASQEIAGPELLPVPDFTAGHSVGEYSALAAASVLAIHDAVRLVQERGRLMHETAQRQQGGMAAVLGLDELTVEEICRETGAYISNINAADQVVIAGEKIALARAMDLASVRGAKRLISLQVSGAFHTDLMRPAVAGMRQAVGAADFNDANVPIIANCDATPITSREDIKNELLEQLCGCVQWRRSVSYLWNAGVTQFYEIGPGKVLSGLIRRTCPDAQVTGVNDAKSLQSLVG from the coding sequence AGGACCTCTATGAGCAGTCCCCCGTCGCACGAAAGCTGCTGGACGAAGTAGATGAAGCCCTGAATCGACCGCTTACGAAGTTGATGTTTGAGGGGCCCCAGGAGGAACTCAACCTCACCGTCAACGCCCAACCTGCCATCCTTGCCACCAGCCTCGCCTTTCTCAAGGCATCCCAGGAGATAGCAGGGCCGGAGCTCCTCCCCGTGCCTGATTTCACCGCCGGCCACAGCGTCGGCGAGTACTCCGCCCTTGCCGCTGCCAGCGTTCTTGCCATTCATGACGCCGTCCGTTTGGTGCAGGAGCGGGGCCGCCTGATGCATGAGACAGCCCAGAGGCAGCAGGGCGGCATGGCTGCCGTTCTGGGCTTGGACGAGTTGACGGTTGAGGAAATCTGCCGGGAGACCGGCGCGTACATCTCCAATATCAACGCTGCCGATCAGGTGGTCATTGCGGGCGAGAAGATAGCGTTGGCCCGGGCCATGGACCTCGCGAGCGTGCGGGGCGCCAAGCGTCTCATCAGCCTACAGGTCAGCGGCGCATTCCACACTGACCTCATGCGGCCGGCCGTCGCGGGCATGCGGCAAGCGGTAGGCGCGGCCGACTTCAACGACGCCAATGTCCCCATCATCGCCAATTGTGACGCCACACCCATCACCAGCCGGGAAGACATCAAGAACGAGTTGCTTGAGCAGTTGTGCGGTTGTGTGCAGTGGCGCCGGTCAGTGTCCTACCTCTGGAATGCCGGCGTTACCCAGTTCTATGAGATAGGCCCCGGCAAGGTGCTTTCCGGCCTCATCCGCCGCACTTGCCCGGACGCGCAGGTGACGGGCGTGAACGACGCCAAGAGCCTGCAGTCGCTTGTGGGGTAA
- the trpA gene encoding tryptophan synthase subunit alpha → MGWQELETSLKRPGADAPKRVVPFLTMGFPDLEATMSIVPALERAGAAALELGVPFSDPLAEGPTIQRSSEGALANGVTLSSCLDAAAALRAKGVRMPMVLMGYYNPFLAYGLEEVAAAAVSAGVDGFIVPDLPVEEHQPFLEACLRHGLGLVPLLAPTSTDDRIGAACATAHGFIYCVSLLGVTGARDQPLPEAESLISRVRSRTGKPLAVGFGISRKAQVDALPNDVDAVVVGSALVDLIAGTGPDERESRVHEFVTGLGASPRQQGEQR, encoded by the coding sequence ATGGGCTGGCAAGAGCTGGAAACAAGCCTGAAACGGCCGGGGGCGGACGCCCCAAAGCGCGTGGTGCCGTTCCTGACTATGGGCTTCCCGGACTTGGAAGCGACGATGTCCATTGTGCCCGCGCTCGAGCGGGCCGGGGCCGCGGCGCTCGAGCTCGGCGTGCCCTTCAGCGACCCGCTGGCCGAGGGCCCAACCATCCAGCGCTCCAGCGAGGGCGCGCTGGCGAATGGAGTCACCCTGTCGAGCTGCCTGGACGCCGCGGCCGCGCTGCGGGCAAAGGGCGTCCGCATGCCGATGGTGCTCATGGGCTACTACAACCCGTTCCTCGCCTACGGGCTTGAAGAGGTTGCCGCCGCCGCGGTGTCCGCGGGCGTCGACGGGTTCATCGTGCCGGACCTGCCGGTGGAGGAGCACCAGCCGTTCCTGGAGGCCTGCCTGCGCCATGGGCTGGGCCTTGTGCCGCTGCTGGCGCCCACCAGCACCGACGACCGCATCGGCGCGGCGTGCGCCACCGCCCACGGCTTCATCTACTGCGTCAGCCTGCTCGGCGTGACGGGCGCCCGCGACCAGCCGCTCCCGGAGGCCGAGTCGCTCATCAGCCGCGTCCGCAGCCGGACCGGCAAGCCCCTCGCCGTCGGCTTCGGCATCTCACGGAAGGCGCAAGTGGACGCGCTGCCGAATGACGTGGACGCCGTAGTCGTCGGCAGCGCGCTGGTCGACCTGATCGCCGGGACGGGGCCGGACGAGCGTGAGTCGAGGGTGCATGAGTTTGTGACGGGCTTGGGGGCCTCACCGAGGCAGCAGGGGGAGCAACGCTGA
- a CDS encoding tRNA (adenine-N1)-methyltransferase gives MADTPDTQPSTGPLFQEGDLVLLIDRKRRRYLQRLTEKGSFQTHLGYVPHTDIIGQTAGSRVFVGGHRYLVLRPTLAEYTLESRRLTQIVYPKDVGAILVSADIFPGARVLEAGLGSGSLSMALLRAVGPTGELFSYEVREGSIPGAQENIRAALGETPNHTVRCHDLYTGIPDGGLDRVVLDVPEPWRAVEHAARALVPGGIFLAYLPTVLQVHRLADALNREPEFDLVDSFEVLHRPWHVTRRSVRPVHRMVAHTAFLTTARKCAPGKLLRLDDQGGPWYPEEAGPLPGEDSL, from the coding sequence GTGGCGGACACGCCGGACACGCAGCCGTCAACTGGCCCCCTCTTCCAGGAGGGTGACCTCGTGCTGCTCATCGACCGCAAGCGCCGCCGCTACCTGCAGCGGCTCACGGAAAAGGGCTCGTTCCAGACGCACCTAGGCTACGTGCCCCACACGGACATCATTGGCCAGACCGCCGGGTCGCGCGTCTTCGTAGGCGGCCACCGCTACCTCGTGCTGCGGCCCACCCTGGCCGAGTACACCCTGGAGTCCCGGCGGCTCACCCAGATCGTCTACCCCAAGGACGTCGGCGCCATCCTCGTCTCAGCCGACATCTTCCCCGGCGCGAGGGTGTTGGAGGCGGGCCTCGGTTCCGGCTCGCTGAGCATGGCGCTCCTGCGCGCCGTCGGCCCCACGGGCGAGCTCTTCTCCTACGAGGTGCGCGAGGGCTCCATCCCCGGCGCGCAGGAGAACATCCGCGCCGCCCTCGGCGAGACGCCCAACCACACCGTCCGGTGCCATGACCTCTACACCGGCATCCCGGACGGCGGGCTCGACCGTGTGGTGCTCGACGTGCCCGAGCCGTGGCGGGCGGTGGAGCACGCGGCGCGGGCGCTGGTCCCCGGTGGCATCTTCCTCGCCTACCTGCCGACCGTGCTGCAGGTGCACCGGCTGGCGGACGCGCTGAACCGCGAGCCGGAGTTCGACCTGGTGGACTCGTTCGAGGTGCTGCACCGTCCGTGGCACGTGACCCGTCGCAGCGTGCGGCCCGTGCACCGCATGGTGGCCCACACGGCCTTCCTCACGACGGCCCGCAAGTGCGCCCCCGGCAAGCTCCTCCGCCTAGACGACCAGGGAGGCCCCTGGTACCCGGAGGAAGCGGGGCCGCTGCCGGGGGAGGACAGCCTATGA
- a CDS encoding SAM-dependent methyltransferase produces MLPVERHIRDTIEAEGPITFERFMELALYSPIGGYYRFASPIGAAGDYFTSPTAHPLFGTLLAAQLSQMWDSMGRPGRFTVLEPGAGSGVMARDIVKAAWADFPDFARSLRYVALDYAPSPGSPPPGLQWAVSDGLPVRGIVGCIIANELLDAMPVNRFVVRDGVAREVYVTVDGEDFVEALGDPSPSAKIALDHIGSLLPEGYRGEVCTRAHEWMMEAVRSLERGYVLVIDYGGTARSLYAPRRNGGTLRCHYRHTVTGNPYVRVGQQDITAHVDFTNVKEFGEGAYNLPVVRTLGYTSQRRFLRNLGADIYLDVLARQSRPQPSFRSGALPRQEYLANRMATQSLLQPEGLGGFRVLVLGKGGVGGGLWGFSRDNGRRRELRRGINSLRVPLRTPSHVPLMEGKYPHLAEPQGWNWTEMT; encoded by the coding sequence ATGCTTCCCGTAGAGCGCCACATCCGGGACACGATTGAGGCTGAGGGGCCCATCACCTTCGAGCGATTCATGGAGCTTGCCCTCTACTCTCCCATTGGCGGCTACTACCGTTTCGCCAGCCCCATCGGCGCCGCCGGCGACTACTTCACGAGCCCCACGGCGCACCCGCTCTTCGGCACGCTGCTGGCCGCGCAGCTGTCCCAGATGTGGGACTCGATGGGGCGGCCCGGCCGCTTCACGGTGCTGGAGCCCGGCGCGGGCAGCGGCGTCATGGCCCGCGACATCGTCAAGGCCGCGTGGGCCGACTTCCCGGACTTTGCCCGGTCACTGCGGTACGTGGCGCTCGACTACGCCCCATCCCCCGGCAGTCCGCCGCCCGGTCTGCAGTGGGCCGTCTCCGACGGCCTGCCGGTGCGCGGCATAGTAGGGTGCATCATCGCCAACGAGCTCCTCGACGCGATGCCCGTCAACCGCTTCGTCGTGCGGGACGGCGTTGCGCGCGAGGTCTACGTGACCGTGGATGGGGAGGACTTCGTGGAGGCGCTCGGAGACCCCTCTCCGTCCGCCAAGATCGCACTCGACCATATTGGCTCACTCCTGCCGGAGGGGTATCGGGGCGAGGTGTGCACGAGGGCCCATGAATGGATGATGGAGGCCGTCCGAAGCCTGGAGCGGGGCTACGTCTTGGTGATCGACTACGGCGGCACGGCAAGGTCGCTGTATGCGCCGCGCCGCAACGGCGGCACGCTGCGATGCCACTACCGGCACACGGTCACCGGCAACCCATACGTGCGGGTGGGGCAGCAGGACATTACGGCGCACGTGGACTTCACCAACGTCAAGGAGTTCGGCGAGGGCGCCTACAACCTGCCGGTCGTCAGGACCCTTGGATACACCTCGCAGCGCCGGTTTCTCCGCAACCTGGGCGCCGACATCTACCTCGATGTCCTTGCGAGGCAGTCACGCCCGCAGCCGTCGTTCCGCTCCGGCGCGCTGCCCCGGCAGGAGTACCTGGCCAACCGCATGGCGACGCAGTCGCTCCTGCAGCCTGAGGGTCTCGGCGGCTTCCGCGTGCTCGTGCTGGGGAAGGGGGGCGTTGGCGGGGGACTGTGGGGGTTCTCGCGGGACAACGGCCGGCGCCGGGAGCTGCGACGCGGCATCAACTCACTGCGCGTACCGCTCCGCACCCCGTCGCACGTGCCGCTCATGGAGGGGAAGTACCCGCATCTCGCCGAGCCGCAGGGCTGGAATTGGACCGAAATGACTTAG
- the nusB gene encoding transcription antitermination factor NusB, with translation MTSLTAYQTIELVDGDEPEDEEWSCSSLPPRRRGRALAFQALFELDATRHNMEDVLEAVLTDSELGPSREQFTRGLVAGVQANCKDLDVHIQRFAPAWPVDQLSLVDRCLLRLAVYELTVGCDTSPKIVINEAVELAKLFGGESSPRFINGVLGSLHDSIQSEPKG, from the coding sequence GTGACGTCACTAACGGCGTACCAGACAATCGAGCTAGTGGACGGAGACGAGCCGGAAGACGAGGAGTGGAGTTGTTCCTCCCTCCCGCCGAGGCGTCGAGGCCGGGCCTTGGCCTTCCAGGCCCTCTTTGAACTGGACGCGACGCGCCACAACATGGAAGATGTACTGGAAGCGGTGTTGACCGACAGTGAGCTTGGGCCCTCCCGTGAGCAATTCACGCGCGGCCTTGTGGCCGGAGTGCAGGCGAACTGCAAGGACCTTGACGTGCACATCCAGCGTTTTGCGCCGGCGTGGCCCGTCGATCAGCTCTCGCTGGTTGACCGGTGCCTGCTCCGGCTGGCGGTCTATGAGTTGACGGTAGGGTGTGACACGTCTCCCAAGATTGTGATAAATGAAGCGGTGGAGCTTGCGAAGCTGTTTGGCGGTGAGAGCTCCCCGAGGTTTATCAATGGAGTGCTGGGTTCACTTCACGACTCGATTCAGAGTGAGCCCAAAGGTTAG